One window of the Eucalyptus grandis isolate ANBG69807.140 chromosome 6, ASM1654582v1, whole genome shotgun sequence genome contains the following:
- the LOC104449422 gene encoding cytokinin hydroxylase, producing MAMVVLTAILVVLLSLLLKSAYETISFYWWTPRRIKKIMERQGVRGPRPRLLVGNIVDMVSLVAKSTSDDMDSIRHDIVPRLLPHYVLWSRQYGKRFIYWNGTEPRMCLTETDLIKELLSKYSTVTGKSWMQQQGSKHFIGKGLLMANGDDWYHQRHIVAPAFLGDKLKSCAGYMVECTNQRLQSLRKAVDSGQTEFEISEYMTRLTADIISRTEFDSSYEKGKQIFHLLTNLQRLCAQASCHLWFPGSRFFPSKYNREIKSLKMEVERLLMEIIQSRRDCVEVGRSSSHGNDLLGMLLNEMQEKRSGNGLSLNLQLIMDECKTFFFAGHETTSLLLTWTVMLLASNPSWQERVREEVAQVCNGADPSVEHLSKLTLLNMVINESMRLYPPATVLPRTAFEDIKLGDLHIPKGLSIWIPVLAIHHSEELWGKDANEFNPERFASKSFAPGRFIPFAMGPRNCIGQSFALMEAKIILAMLISRFSFTISENYRHAPVIVLTVKPKYGVQICLKPLNP from the exons ATGGCCATGGTGGTCCTAACAGCCATTTTGGTCGTACTCTTGAGTCTGCTATTGAAGAGTGCTTACGAGACCATCTCATTTTACTGGTGGACGCCGAGACGCATCAAGAAAATAATGGAGAGGCAAGGCGTGCGTGGCCCGAGACCTCGCCTTCTAGTCGGCAACATCGTGGACATGGTCTCCCTCGTTGCCAAGTCCACCTCCGACGACATGGACTCCATCCGCCACGACATCGTCCCCCGCCTCTTGCCCCATTACGTCCTCTGGTCACGGCAATACG GAAAACGGTTCATATACTGGAACGGGACGGAGCCGCGGATGTGCCTGACCGAGACCGATCTGATCAAGGAACTCCTGTCCAAATACAGCACTGTAACTGGGAAGTCGTGGATGCAACAGCAAGGGTCGAAGCATTTCATCGGGAAGGGACTCCTGATGGCGAACGGTGACGACTGGTACCACCAACGCCACATCGTTGCCCCTGCCTTCCTGGGAGACAAACTCAAG AGTTGTGCGGGGTACATGGTGGAGTGCACTAACCAGAGGCTCCAATCGCTGAGGAAGGCAGTGGACTCGGGCCAGACCGAGTTTGAGATCAGCGAGTACATGACCAGGCTCACGGCGGACATCATCTCCAGGACTGAGTTTGACAGTAGCTACGAGAAGGGCAAGCAAATCTTCCACCTCCTCACCAACCTTCAACGCCTCTGTGCCCAAGCCAGCTGCCACCTGTGGTTTCCTGGGAGCCG gtTCTTTCCAAGTAAGTACAATAGAGAGATAAAGTCACTGAAGATGGAGGTGGAGAGGCTGCTGATGGAGATAATCCAGAGCCGGAGGGACTGCGTCGAGGTCGGGCGGAGCAGCTCGCACGGGAACGACCTGCTCGGCATGCTGCTCAACGAGATGCAGGAGAAGAGATCAGGGAATGGATTAAGTTTGAATCTCCAGTTGATCATGGACGAGTGCAAGACCTTCTTCTTCGCCGGGCACGAGACCACCTCGCTGCTGCTGACGTGGACGGTCATGCTTCTGGCCAGCAACCCATCCTGgcaagagagagtgagggaggaGGTCGCTCAGGTCTGCAATGGTGCCGATCCCTCAGTCGAACATCTCTCCAAGCTCACCCTG TTGAATATGGTGATTAATGAATCAATGAGGCTCTATCCACCAGCCACGGTGCTTCCTCGGACGGCGTTTGAGGATATCAAGTTGGGCGACCTCCACATCCCCAAGGGACTCTCGATTTGGATTCCGGTCCTCGCCATTCACCACAGCGAGGAGCTGTGGGGCAAGGACGCAAACGAGTTCAACCCGGAGCGGTTCGCATCAAAGTCTTTCGCGCCAGGCCGGTTCATACCCTTCGCAATGGGCCCGCGGAACTGCATCGGCCAGTCCTTTGCTCTCATGGAGGCCAAGATCATACTGGCCATGTTGATATCCCGGTTCAGCTTCACGATCTCGGAGAACTACCGCCACGCTCCCGTCATCGTGCTCACTGTAAAACCCAAGTACGGGGTTCAAATATGCTTGAAGCCCCTAAACCCATAG
- the LOC104449424 gene encoding cytokinin hydroxylase-like isoform X1 produces the protein MAMGILTAILVVLLSLLIKGAYETISCYWWTPRRIKKIMERQGVRGPRPRLLIGNILDMASLVAKATSDDMDSIRHDVVPRLLPHYVLWSQQYGKRFIYWNGTEPRMCLTETELIKELLSKYSTLSGKSWLQQQGSKHFIGKGLLMANGDDWYHQRHIVAPAFMGDKLKSYAGYMVECTNQMLQSLKKAVDSGQTEFEISEYMARLTADIISRTEFDSSYEKGKQIFHLLTLLQNLCAQASRHLCLPGSRFFPSKYNREIKSLKMEVERLLMEIIQSRRDCVEVGRSSSYGNDLLGMLLNEMQKKRSGNGFSLNLQLIMDECKTFFFAGHDTTALLLTWTVMLLASNPSWQERVREEVAQVCNGADPSVEHLSKLTLLNMVINESLRLYPPASVLPRMAFEDIKLGDLHIPKGLSIWIPVLAIHHSEELWGKDANEFNPERFASKAFTPGRFVPFAMGPRNCIGQSFALMEAKIILAMLISRFSFTISESYRHAPVIVLTIKPKYGVQIILKPLKP, from the exons ATGGCCATGGGGATCCTAACAGCCATCTTAGTCGTACTCTTGAGTCTGCTAATTAAGGGTGCTTACGAGACCATCTCATGTTACTGGTGGACGCCGAGACGCATCAAGAAAATAATGGAGAGGCAAGGCGTGCGTGGCCCGAGGCCTCGCCTTCTGATCGGCAACATCCTGGACATGGCCTCCCTCGTTGCCAAGGCCACCTCCGACGACATGGACTCCATCCGCCACGACGTCGTCCCCCGCCTCTTGCCCCATTACGTCCTCTGGTCCCAGCAATATG GAAAACGGTTCATATATTGGAACGGGACGGAGCCGCGGATGTGCCTGACCGAGACCGAGCTGATCAAGGAGCTCCTGTCCAAATACAGCACTCTATCTGGGAAGTCGTGGCTGCAACAGCAAGGCTCGAAGCATTTCATCGGGAAGGGACTCCTGATGGCAAACGGTGACGATTGGTACCACCAACGGCACATCGTCGCTCCCGCCTTCATGGGAGACAAACTCAAG AGCTATGCGGGATATATGGTGGAGTGCACTAACCAGATGCTCCAATCGCTGAAGAAGGCAGTGGACTCGGGCCAGACCGAGTTTGAGATCAGCGAGTACATGGCCAGACTCACAGCCGACATCATCTCCAGGACTGAGTTCGACAGTAGCTACGAGAAGGGCAAGCAAATCTTCCACCTCCTCACCCTCCTCCAAAACCTCTGCGCCCAAGCAAGCCGCCACCTATGCCTTCCTGGTAGCCG GTTCTTTCCAAGTAAGTACAATAGGGAGATAAAGTCACTGAAGATGGAGGTGGAAAGGCTGCTGATGGAGATAATCCAGAGCCGGAGGGACTGCGTCGAGGTCGGGCGGAGCAGCTCATACGGGAACGACCTGCTTGGGATGCTGCTCAACGAGATGCAGAAGAAGAGATCAGGGAATGGATTCAGCTTGAATCTCCAGTTGATCATGGATGAATGCAAGACCTTCTTCTTCGCCGGGCACGACACCACGGCGCTGCTGCTGACGTGGACGGTCATGCTTCTGGCCAGCAACCCATCCTGgcaagagagagtgagggaggaGGTCGCTCAGGTCTGCAATGGTGCCGATCCCTCAGTCGAGCACCTCTCCAAGCTCACCCTG TTAAATATGGTGATTAATGAATCGCTAAGGCTCTATCCGCCGGCGTCGGTGCTTCCCCGGATGGCATTTGAGGACATCAAGTTAGGCGACCTCCACATCCCCAAGGGACTTTCGATTTGGATTCCAGTCCTTGCCATTCACCACAGCGAGGAGCTGTGGGGCAAGGATGCGAACGAGTTCAACCCAGAGCGGTTCGCGTCGAAAGCTTTCACACCAGGCCGGTTCGTGCCCTTCGCGATGGGCCCGCGGAACTGCATCGGCCAGTCCTTCGCTCTCATGGAGGCCAAGATCATACTGGCCATGTTGATTTCCCGGTTCAGCTTCACAATCTCGGAGAGCTATCGCCACGCCCCCGTCATCGTGCTCACCATAAAACCCAAGTACGGGGTTCAGATAATCTTGAAGCCCTTAAAACCGTAG
- the LOC104449424 gene encoding cytokinin hydroxylase-like isoform X2, translating to MAMGILTAILVVLLSLLIKGAYETISCYWWTPRRIKKIMERQGVRGPRPRLLIGNILDMASLVAKATSDDMDSIRHDVVPRLLPHYVLWSQQYGKRFIYWNGTEPRMCLTETELIKELLSKYSTLSGKSWLQQQGSKHFIGKGLLMANGDDWYHQRHIVAPAFMGDKLKSYAGYMVECTNQMLQSLKKAVDSGQTEFEISEYMARLTADIISRTEFDSSYEKGKQIFHLLTLLQNLCAQASRHLCLPGSRFFPSKYNREIKSLKMEVERLLMEIIQSRRDCVEVGRSSSYGNDLLGMLLNEMQKKRSGNGFSLNLQLIMDECKTFFFAGHDTTALLLTWTVMLLASNPSWQERVREEVAQVCNGADPSVEHLSKLTLVVLPIDE from the exons ATGGCCATGGGGATCCTAACAGCCATCTTAGTCGTACTCTTGAGTCTGCTAATTAAGGGTGCTTACGAGACCATCTCATGTTACTGGTGGACGCCGAGACGCATCAAGAAAATAATGGAGAGGCAAGGCGTGCGTGGCCCGAGGCCTCGCCTTCTGATCGGCAACATCCTGGACATGGCCTCCCTCGTTGCCAAGGCCACCTCCGACGACATGGACTCCATCCGCCACGACGTCGTCCCCCGCCTCTTGCCCCATTACGTCCTCTGGTCCCAGCAATATG GAAAACGGTTCATATATTGGAACGGGACGGAGCCGCGGATGTGCCTGACCGAGACCGAGCTGATCAAGGAGCTCCTGTCCAAATACAGCACTCTATCTGGGAAGTCGTGGCTGCAACAGCAAGGCTCGAAGCATTTCATCGGGAAGGGACTCCTGATGGCAAACGGTGACGATTGGTACCACCAACGGCACATCGTCGCTCCCGCCTTCATGGGAGACAAACTCAAG AGCTATGCGGGATATATGGTGGAGTGCACTAACCAGATGCTCCAATCGCTGAAGAAGGCAGTGGACTCGGGCCAGACCGAGTTTGAGATCAGCGAGTACATGGCCAGACTCACAGCCGACATCATCTCCAGGACTGAGTTCGACAGTAGCTACGAGAAGGGCAAGCAAATCTTCCACCTCCTCACCCTCCTCCAAAACCTCTGCGCCCAAGCAAGCCGCCACCTATGCCTTCCTGGTAGCCG GTTCTTTCCAAGTAAGTACAATAGGGAGATAAAGTCACTGAAGATGGAGGTGGAAAGGCTGCTGATGGAGATAATCCAGAGCCGGAGGGACTGCGTCGAGGTCGGGCGGAGCAGCTCATACGGGAACGACCTGCTTGGGATGCTGCTCAACGAGATGCAGAAGAAGAGATCAGGGAATGGATTCAGCTTGAATCTCCAGTTGATCATGGATGAATGCAAGACCTTCTTCTTCGCCGGGCACGACACCACGGCGCTGCTGCTGACGTGGACGGTCATGCTTCTGGCCAGCAACCCATCCTGgcaagagagagtgagggaggaGGTCGCTCAGGTCTGCAATGGTGCCGATCCCTCAGTCGAGCACCTCTCCAAGCTCACCCTG gTTGTGCTTCCGATTGAtgagtga